The genomic segment AGAAGTACGCGATAGACGGGACACAGAAAATCGATAAGCTGTGCCTGGGTGCGGCGCAGGGATATTCCGAGACTGTTGACACGCAGATGACGGGTATTTCTCTATATGAGGCGCTTTATACCCTGCTGGCGGAAGAGAACCTGACATGGCGGCTCTCCTACGATTACACGCAGGACGCGCTTATCTTTGACATTGTGAAGGGAAAAGACAGGACGCAAAACCAGAATGAAAATGCGTGGGCTGTTTTCTCTACCTCACGCGAAAATATTCTGAATATGGAATACCAGCGCAGTGAGGAGGATTACAAAAACTATGCCTTTGTGGCAGGAGAGGGGGAAGGTCAGGCGCGCACGGTGGTTGAAGTGGATCGGAGCAACGGAGAGACAAAGAAAGCCATCTATATTGACGCGCGGGATTTGCAGAAAGAGCAGGACGAAAGCGCGGCGCAGTATAGGCAGAGGCTGATCGCGAGAGGAGTTGAAAAGCTGGCAAAGTACAAAAAGACGGAAAGCATCACGGGGGAAGCGGCGGCGGACGCGCTGCCCCGCCTTGGGCTGGATTACGATATGGGGGACAAATGCGATTTTGAAAACCCAGAGCTTGGAATCTCTTTTCAGAGCATCGTAACAGGCATAGACAAAGTTTATGAGGCAGGCGCGCACTCTGTAACCCCGATTTTTGGAGAGGTGCAGCTGAATTTGAGGCAGATA from the Christensenellaceae bacterium 44-20 genome contains:
- a CDS encoding siphovirus ReqiPepy6 Gp37-like family protein; this encodes MELILLDKNFGLLGMPIDDFTSLQWKRRWKEGGGFELHLSKEYFATASAARYLYQNEDEETMAIVSAEYEEKRGEVTLGGKPLNILFDDVVIPKTEVIRGNLETEARRIVKKYAIDGTQKIDKLCLGAAQGYSETVDTQMTGISLYEALYTLLAEENLTWRLSYDYTQDALIFDIVKGKDRTQNQNENAWAVFSTSRENILNMEYQRSEEDYKNYAFVAGEGEGQARTVVEVDRSNGETKKAIYIDARDLQKEQDESAAQYRQRLIARGVEKLAKYKKTESITGEAAADALPRLGLDYDMGDKCDFENPELGISFQSIVTGIDKVYEAGAHSVTPIFGEVQLNLRQIISREVSKDK